Proteins co-encoded in one Kutzneria chonburiensis genomic window:
- a CDS encoding thioesterase family protein: protein MSAGQAPAIRPFSAASAVRPLGDGTAIADLPPDWTVGTKPHGGFLLALLARAGVQVVEGSGSELVDPLAVSAQFLRAPSVGPVMLKTEVRKTGRTVVVVRVSLEQRGSACVEAMVTVGRLPEERPAWRDLPELPVLPPANAIDLGSLPNAVGVFKLARACEVLVDPIGAGFLERRTGDPLRLRMWVRPRGGEQPDPFFALVAGDIAMPLTFNLGRFGWSPTVQLTGLVRARPEPGWLRAQVECRAVHGQWFDQDATILDSSGRLVCQSRQLALSPQETNSS from the coding sequence ATGAGCGCCGGTCAGGCGCCGGCGATCCGGCCGTTCTCGGCCGCGTCCGCCGTGCGCCCACTCGGTGACGGCACCGCCATCGCGGACCTGCCGCCGGACTGGACCGTCGGCACCAAGCCCCATGGCGGCTTCTTGCTCGCGTTGTTGGCGCGGGCCGGCGTGCAGGTCGTCGAGGGCTCCGGCAGCGAGCTCGTCGATCCCCTCGCCGTCAGCGCCCAGTTCCTGCGTGCGCCTTCGGTCGGGCCGGTGATGCTCAAGACCGAGGTCCGCAAGACCGGCCGGACGGTGGTGGTCGTCCGGGTGTCCCTCGAGCAGCGGGGCTCCGCGTGCGTCGAGGCCATGGTCACCGTCGGCCGGCTGCCTGAGGAACGTCCGGCGTGGCGGGACCTTCCCGAGCTCCCCGTCCTGCCCCCGGCCAACGCCATCGACCTCGGCTCCCTCCCCAACGCCGTCGGCGTCTTCAAGCTCGCCCGGGCGTGCGAGGTCCTGGTGGACCCCATCGGCGCCGGCTTCCTCGAACGCCGCACCGGCGATCCCCTCCGTCTGCGCATGTGGGTCCGCCCCCGCGGCGGCGAGCAGCCCGACCCCTTCTTCGCCCTGGTCGCCGGTGACATCGCCATGCCCTTGACCTTCAACCTCGGCCGCTTCGGCTGGTCCCCCACCGTCCAGCTCACCGGCCTCGTCCGCGCCCGTCCCGAGCCCGGTTGGCTCCGCGCCCAGGTCGAATGCCGCGCCGTCCACGGCCAGTGGTTCGACCAGGACGCCACCATCCTCGACTCCTCCGGCCGCCTCGTCTGCCAGTCCCGCCAGCTGGCCCTGAGCCCCCAGGAGACCAACAGCAGCTGA